A portion of the Aquila chrysaetos chrysaetos chromosome 4, bAquChr1.4, whole genome shotgun sequence genome contains these proteins:
- the PTP4A3 gene encoding protein tyrosine phosphatase type IVA 3, producing the protein MARMNRPAPVEVCYKNMRFLITHNPTNATLSTFLEDLKKYGATTVVRVCEVTYDKTPLEKDGITVMDWPFDDGAPPPSKIVEDWLNLLKTKFCEDPGCCVAVHCVAGLGRAPVLVALALIESGMKYEDAIQFIRQKRRGAINSKQLTYLEKYRPKQRLRFKDPHNHKNKCCIM; encoded by the exons ATGGCCCGGATGAACCGCCCTGCGCCGGTGGAGGTCTGCTACAAAAACATGAGGTTCCTGATCACCCACAACCCTACCAATGCCACGCTCAGCACCTTCTTGGAG GACCTGAAGAAATACGGTGCCACCACGGTTGTGCGAGTGTGCGAAGTGACCTATGACAAGACCCCCCTGGAGAAGGATGGCATCACTGTCATG GATTGGCCGTTCGATGACGGAGCGCCTCCTCCCAGCAAGATAGTGGAAGATTGGCTCAACTTGCTGAAGACCAAGTTCTGCGAAGACCCCGGCTGCTGCGTGGCCGTGCACTGCGTGGCCGGCCTGGGGCG CGCTCCCGTCCTCGTCGCGCTGGCCTTGATCGAGAGTGGGATGAAGTACGAAGACGCCATCCAGTTCATCCGACA GAAGCGCAGAGGAGCCATCAACAGCAAGCAGCTGACGTACTTGGAAAAATACCGACCAAAGCAGAGACTCCGATTTAAGGACCCTCATAACcacaagaacaaatgctgcATCATGTAA